ATACTAGAAGGTGAATCCTTTGTTGATCTATCCTTAACAAGCCCATTTTCCGGATTGACTTCATTTATAAAATATTTGAATGAATAATACTGTAAAGTATCTAAAAATTTTTCTTGTTCTTCTTTAGAAACAAATTTTTTGTTACCAATAACTTTTACATTGCCGTTGCAACTAATAAAAGTTATTACTGTTAAAAATAAAATTAGATATTTCATAGTCCTCATTTCATTTTATTAAAATTATTGAATTAAATTTTACATCCGCATGATTCACCAATAATCAAGCTTGTTCCAAGATTATGTAGTAGAGGTAAATTTTGATCAACTTCCTTATTAATCATTTTTAATAAATACTGTACTGCGTTACTTGCTAAAAGTCCGATTGGAACTTTTACAGTTGTTAGAATTGGAGAAATTATTTGCGATATATAAATATTATCGAATCCGGCAACAGCCAAATCATTAGGAATATTTAGTTTTAAAGATTTTGCACCTTGATATATTCCAACGGCTGTCATATCATTTGCAGCAAAAATTGCATCCGGTTTATTTTTTTGATTTACCAAATTCAGAAATCCTTGATAACCGGAATCTATTGTAAAATCTCCATCATAAATAAAATTATTATTTAATATTAATTCATTTTCTTCCAACGCTTTTTGGAATCCTCTAAACCTTTCTTCAGCTTCACAGTTTCCCTTTGGACCTTTAATCATAGCAATTTTTTTATAACCATGAGAAATCAAGTGTTCAACAACAGATTTTGCACCGTTGAAATTATCTACTGTAAAATTCACAATATTATTTATTGATTTACTGGAATTCAAAAAAAC
The nucleotide sequence above comes from Ignavibacteriota bacterium. Encoded proteins:
- a CDS encoding LacI family DNA-binding transcriptional regulator; translation: MKNINIETIAKEAGVSTATVSRALSGSLSIKDSTKENILKIANKFEYRPSHFARSLSTKKTDTIGLILPGLDGDFFMSVIHNIDDEVHKANKYLMVSSTNSQRDEIDTVIEFMATGRVDGILLMAPKLNKRIELISKKKQTPIVFLNSSKSINNIVNFTVDNFNGAKSVVEHLISHGYKKIAMIKGPKGNCEAEERFRGFQKALEENELILNNNFIYDGDFTIDSGYQGFLNLVNQKNKPDAIFAANDMTAVGIYQGAKSLKLNIPNDLAVAGFDNIYISQIISPILTTVKVPIGLLASNAVQYLLKMINKEVDQNLPLLHNLGTSLIIGESCGCKI